One genomic segment of Roseovarius sp. M141 includes these proteins:
- a CDS encoding PepSY domain-containing protein produces MKKTLTALALIALLPAGAALADDDDCNAPRDQWQPREAAMQMAEQNGWTVRDFEIDDGCYEIQGRDQDGREIEVKLDPATLQIVEMDYEDDDDDRGGARNPAPAGTVAPPQNGLFGNGAPPQVQVN; encoded by the coding sequence ATGAAAAAGACTCTGACCGCCCTTGCCCTGATCGCACTTTTGCCCGCCGGCGCTGCGCTGGCCGACGACGATGATTGCAATGCGCCCCGTGACCAGTGGCAGCCGCGCGAGGCCGCCATGCAGATGGCCGAACAGAACGGTTGGACGGTGCGCGACTTCGAGATCGACGACGGCTGCTACGAAATCCAAGGCCGAGACCAGGATGGCCGCGAGATCGAGGTGAAGCTCGATCCGGCGACGCTGCAGATCGTCGAGATGGACTACGAGGATGATGACGACGACCGCGGTGGCGCCCGCAATCCCGCGCCCGCTGGAACGGTCGCTCCTCCGCAGAACGGCCTCTTCGGAAACGGCGCCCCTCCGCAGGTTCAGGTGAACTGA
- a CDS encoding DUF2271 domain-containing protein yields the protein MKSLLATLALTTALTLPGLAMARPVTLTTTLNNYGGDGAYLALYVTDASGAYVGSLWMAGGKSKYYEHLSDWYRATGGDTAQVNGITGASVGAGRSLEITLDLADALFDAGYTLHIDAAVEDMRDSPNEVAVPLTTAGAGTPVSGRRYIANFSYDM from the coding sequence ATGAAATCACTTCTCGCAACGCTCGCGCTTACGACCGCACTCACGCTTCCCGGCCTCGCTATGGCACGGCCCGTGACGCTCACAACCACCCTTAACAACTATGGCGGCGACGGCGCCTACCTCGCGCTTTACGTTACCGACGCCTCGGGCGCCTATGTCGGCAGTCTCTGGATGGCTGGTGGCAAGTCCAAGTACTACGAGCATCTGAGCGACTGGTACCGTGCCACGGGCGGCGATACCGCGCAGGTAAACGGTATCACCGGCGCCAGCGTCGGCGCGGGCCGCAGTCTCGAGATCACGCTCGATCTGGCCGACGCGCTGTTCGATGCGGGCTACACGCTGCACATCGACGCGGCGGTCGAGGATATGCGCGACAGCCCGAACGAGGTGGCCGTGCCGCTGACGACGGCGGGCGCGGGTACGCCGGTGAGCGGGCGGCGCTACATCGCCAACTTCTCCTACGACATGTGA
- a CDS encoding PepSY domain-containing protein, which produces MIRTLHRWPGLLALALVTILSLSGAALSVFPAAERIAAPQVETGQTVATLADRIQAVYPGVEQIRRSPSGRITAYWFDQGAPGAAVIDPATGAGVASADPNQALRWLTNFHRSLFLGDGGRIAMAAGAAAMLVLSLSGAVLVARRAGGWRHWFAPLRGPLAGRLHVEIARIAVIGLVLSSTTALWMTASTFDLLPDGGVLPADPAEVSGEIGFALDQMATLLQTPVAELRELSFPYPGDATDVFTLKTDRGTGYLDQGTGALVAWADLTGWERVSETIYMLHTGQGAATLGLVLGMMALGVPAMGVTGVLIWLAGRRGRPRIRGNQPAGRAETILLVGSEGGSTWGFAATLHASLTAAGQGVHVGPMSGFAPERYARAERIIVLAATYGDGAAPASAKGFLDRMNASAPAPDIPMALLGFGDRSFPAYCAFAKAVAAAAQAKGWAELMPLDTIDRQSPQDFARWGRALGEMLGISLELSHQPVSPRTETLTLVSRRNYGAEMQAGAAILRFDLPRATPWQRLTGAGFARFQAGDLIGVLPQGSPVPRLYSLASGRRDGFVEIVVRKHPGGLASGQLTALEPGDTVTAFLRRNPGFHAGRSRAPLILIGAGTGIGPLAGFIRGNARHRSVHLFFGMRHADSDFFYGEEMSGWQAEGRLTRLVTAVSRGARRSYVQDALRADAAQVARLIRDGARVMVCGGRDMATGVSDALAEILAPAGLTPAVLKTEGRYVEDIY; this is translated from the coding sequence ATGATCCGTACACTCCATCGCTGGCCGGGTCTTCTGGCACTCGCGCTCGTCACGATCCTGAGCCTGAGCGGCGCGGCGCTCTCGGTCTTTCCTGCGGCCGAGCGCATCGCCGCGCCGCAGGTGGAGACTGGCCAGACAGTCGCCACCCTCGCGGACCGCATCCAGGCCGTCTATCCGGGCGTCGAGCAGATCCGGCGGTCGCCCTCCGGTCGGATCACCGCCTATTGGTTCGATCAGGGCGCGCCGGGTGCTGCCGTGATCGACCCGGCGACGGGCGCGGGCGTTGCCTCGGCCGACCCGAACCAGGCCCTTCGCTGGCTCACCAACTTTCATCGCTCGCTCTTCCTCGGGGATGGCGGGCGCATCGCCATGGCCGCCGGGGCCGCAGCGATGCTGGTCCTCTCGCTCTCGGGTGCTGTGCTGGTCGCGCGGCGGGCGGGCGGATGGCGGCACTGGTTCGCGCCCTTGCGCGGTCCGCTCGCGGGCAGGCTGCATGTCGAGATCGCCCGGATTGCCGTCATCGGCCTCGTTCTGTCCTCCACCACCGCCCTCTGGATGACGGCCTCGACCTTCGATCTTCTGCCGGACGGTGGCGTCCTGCCGGCCGATCCCGCCGAAGTGAGCGGAGAGATTGGGTTCGCTCTCGATCAGATGGCCACGCTGCTGCAGACGCCCGTCGCCGAGCTGCGCGAGCTGAGCTTTCCCTATCCCGGCGATGCGACGGACGTGTTCACACTGAAGACCGACCGGGGCACCGGCTATCTCGACCAGGGAACCGGCGCGCTCGTGGCATGGGCCGACCTGACCGGGTGGGAGCGCGTCTCCGAAACAATCTACATGCTGCACACGGGGCAGGGGGCCGCGACGCTCGGCCTTGTGCTCGGGATGATGGCGCTCGGAGTGCCGGCGATGGGCGTGACCGGCGTCCTGATCTGGCTTGCCGGGCGGCGCGGGCGGCCGCGCATCCGCGGCAACCAGCCCGCGGGCCGTGCCGAGACGATCCTTCTTGTCGGCAGCGAGGGTGGCAGCACCTGGGGCTTCGCCGCGACCCTGCATGCCTCGCTGACGGCAGCGGGGCAGGGCGTCCATGTTGGCCCGATGTCGGGCTTCGCGCCAGAGCGCTACGCCCGAGCCGAGCGCATCATCGTGCTCGCCGCGACCTATGGCGATGGTGCCGCGCCGGCCTCGGCGAAGGGGTTCCTTGACCGGATGAACGCGTCGGCCCCTGCGCCTGATATCCCGATGGCCCTGCTCGGCTTCGGCGACCGCAGCTTTCCGGCCTATTGCGCCTTCGCCAAGGCCGTTGCGGCAGCGGCGCAGGCGAAGGGCTGGGCCGAACTCATGCCGCTGGACACGATCGACCGCCAATCGCCACAGGATTTCGCGCGCTGGGGCCGCGCGCTTGGCGAGATGCTTGGCATCTCTCTCGAGCTTTCTCACCAGCCCGTTTCGCCGCGCACCGAAACATTGACCCTCGTCTCGCGGCGCAACTACGGGGCCGAAATGCAGGCGGGGGCCGCGATCCTGCGCTTCGACCTACCGCGCGCGACGCCGTGGCAGCGGCTGACCGGCGCGGGCTTCGCACGGTTCCAGGCGGGCGACCTGATCGGCGTCCTGCCGCAGGGCAGCCCGGTGCCGCGCCTCTATTCGCTGGCCTCGGGCCGGCGCGACGGGTTCGTCGAGATCGTGGTGCGCAAGCATCCGGGCGGTCTGGCCTCGGGTCAGCTGACCGCCTTGGAGCCGGGCGATACGGTCACGGCCTTCCTGCGCCGCAATCCCGGCTTTCACGCCGGCCGCAGCCGCGCGCCGCTGATCCTGATCGGGGCGGGCACCGGCATCGGGCCGCTGGCAGGCTTCATCCGTGGCAATGCGCGTCACAGGTCCGTGCACCTTTTCTTCGGCATGCGGCATGCGGACAGCGATTTCTTCTATGGCGAAGAGATGTCCGGCTGGCAGGCTGAGGGGCGGTTGACCCGGCTTGTCACCGCCGTCTCGCGCGGCGCGCGACGCAGTTATGTGCAGGACGCCCTGCGCGCCGACGCGGCGCAGGTGGCCCGACTGATCCGCGACGGGGCGCGTGTGATGGTCTGCGGCGGGCGCGACATGGCCACGGGCGTGAGCGATGCGTTGGCCGAGATCCTCGCACCTGCCGGGCTTACGCCCGCAGTCCTGAAGACGGAGGGGCGGTATGTCGAAGATATCTACTGA
- a CDS encoding FAD:protein FMN transferase: MSKISTERARIALNGPTMGTRWSALFFADRGLDTDAIRAALQAAVDEVDTQMSTWNAESALMRINAAPVGDWVMVPEQLRSVLRLGLEIGSASGGAFDIGMGDAVTAWGFGPGAAAPEGIRAAMDALRRPAQEVLEIEGMQLRKTAPIELDLNGIAKGYGVDRLAETLRDHGIADALVGIDGEMRAIGLRPDGEAWTIAVEAPYPDRRAPHSVLALQDAAVATSGDYRHCVEVQGRRLSHTMDPRRGAPLIASPASVTVVARTCAEADAWATALMVLGAERGADLARQRGLDALFLLRDDEGNAMGVGVGRLFSEEPAAIASAGGS; the protein is encoded by the coding sequence ATGTCGAAGATATCTACTGAGCGCGCGCGCATCGCCCTGAACGGCCCCACCATGGGCACGCGCTGGTCGGCGCTGTTCTTCGCGGATCGGGGCCTCGACACGGATGCAATCCGTGCCGCCCTTCAGGCGGCTGTCGACGAGGTGGACACGCAGATGTCGACGTGGAACGCGGAGAGCGCGCTCATGCGGATCAACGCGGCGCCGGTGGGCGATTGGGTGATGGTGCCGGAGCAACTGCGGTCGGTCCTGCGCCTCGGGCTCGAGATCGGGAGCGCCTCGGGCGGGGCCTTCGATATCGGCATGGGCGATGCGGTGACGGCCTGGGGTTTCGGGCCCGGGGCCGCCGCGCCCGAGGGTATCCGCGCCGCGATGGACGCCCTCCGCCGCCCGGCGCAGGAGGTGCTGGAGATCGAGGGGATGCAGCTGCGCAAGACGGCCCCCATCGAGCTGGACCTCAACGGCATCGCCAAAGGCTACGGCGTCGACCGGCTCGCCGAGACCCTGCGCGACCACGGGATCGCCGATGCCCTCGTCGGGATCGATGGCGAGATGCGTGCAATCGGTCTCAGGCCGGATGGCGAAGCTTGGACGATCGCGGTCGAGGCGCCCTACCCGGACCGCCGCGCGCCGCATTCGGTTCTGGCGCTGCAGGACGCCGCCGTCGCGACCTCCGGTGACTACCGCCACTGCGTCGAGGTTCAGGGGCGCCGCCTGTCGCATACTATGGATCCGAGACGTGGCGCGCCGCTGATCGCGTCGCCCGCCTCCGTCACCGTGGTGGCCCGCACCTGTGCCGAGGCCGACGCCTGGGCGACGGCGCTGATGGTGCTCGGTGCGGAGAGGGGTGCGGACCTCGCAAGACAACGTGGACTCGACGCCCTGTTTCTTCTGCGCGATGATGAAGGGAATGCAATGGGCGTGGGAGTCGGGCGTCTTTTTTCCGAAGAACCAGCGGCAATCGCCTCAGCCGGGGGAAGTTGA
- a CDS encoding heavy metal translocating P-type ATPase, which yields MEQARTDRFKTALLLMAATGLIVGLAFYLAGQPEIASLIWIAGVVPALSALVVEIVRSIGRGEVGLDIVAALSMSAALVFGETLAAAVVAVMYSGGTFLEAFAEGRARRSMKDLLSRVPRTATRHRNGGLEDVPLEEIAPGDRLLIRQGEVVPVDGTVTSATAFLDTAALTGESLPVRLARGADAMSGSTNAGEAFDLTATREAKDSTYAGIVRLVEEAQASKAPMSRLADRWSLGFLVVTVSIAFAAWWFTGDPIRAVAVLVVATPCPLILAVPVALVAGLSRAAHFGVLIKGAGPLETMARIRTLILDKTGTLTDGRPQIISIDSHDGMTEDDILRLAAALDQASKHPVAQAIVASAKARGFTLPVPTEVAEIPGEGVLGRVEYREVIVGGDGFVASRVGRMVGDHPAKGAGSVLVAVAVDGHMAGHLVMSDPLREGAGAMLDGLRRQGIARILLATGDRADVAERVTEGLGLDGLRAGLTPDQKVLLVLSERKHGPVMMVGDGVNDAPALAAADVGVAMGARGAAASAEAADVVLLVDRIDRLGPGIEIARASRRIAVESVVAGIGLSVMGMIAAAFGYLTPVQGALLQEVIDVAVILNALRALRIAPQEPATGKRQAITSEQADIVQGATP from the coding sequence ATGGAACAGGCCCGTACCGATCGCTTCAAGACCGCACTCCTGCTGATGGCCGCAACCGGGCTGATCGTGGGACTCGCATTCTACCTTGCGGGCCAACCAGAGATTGCGAGCCTGATCTGGATTGCAGGAGTTGTTCCCGCGCTCTCAGCGCTTGTGGTCGAAATCGTCCGGAGCATTGGGCGCGGCGAGGTGGGCCTCGATATCGTTGCCGCACTGTCGATGTCGGCGGCGCTTGTCTTCGGCGAGACCTTGGCTGCGGCTGTCGTCGCAGTCATGTATTCTGGAGGCACCTTCCTCGAAGCCTTCGCTGAGGGCCGTGCACGTCGTTCGATGAAGGATCTTCTATCTCGCGTACCCCGGACCGCGACGCGGCACCGGAACGGCGGTCTTGAGGATGTGCCTCTCGAGGAGATCGCACCGGGCGATCGCCTGCTGATCCGGCAGGGCGAAGTCGTTCCCGTGGACGGTACGGTGACGTCCGCCACCGCCTTCCTCGACACCGCGGCGCTGACCGGCGAGTCCCTCCCAGTCCGGCTGGCGCGCGGGGCCGACGCCATGAGCGGATCGACCAACGCGGGCGAGGCCTTCGATCTGACGGCGACGCGCGAGGCCAAGGACAGCACCTATGCCGGGATCGTTCGTCTGGTGGAGGAAGCGCAGGCGTCCAAAGCGCCGATGTCCCGGCTGGCCGACCGCTGGTCGCTGGGCTTTCTGGTCGTCACCGTCAGTATCGCCTTCGCGGCCTGGTGGTTCACAGGCGATCCGATCCGCGCGGTCGCCGTGCTGGTGGTCGCCACGCCCTGTCCGCTGATCCTTGCCGTGCCGGTCGCACTGGTCGCGGGTCTGTCGCGCGCGGCGCATTTTGGCGTGCTGATCAAGGGCGCAGGGCCGCTCGAGACAATGGCGCGCATCCGCACGCTGATCCTCGACAAAACGGGGACGCTGACGGATGGCCGTCCGCAGATCATCTCGATCGACAGCCACGATGGCATGACCGAGGACGACATCCTCCGCCTTGCCGCCGCGCTCGATCAGGCATCGAAACACCCCGTGGCGCAGGCCATCGTCGCCTCCGCAAAGGCGCGGGGCTTCACACTGCCCGTTCCGACAGAAGTGGCTGAGATCCCGGGCGAAGGGGTCTTGGGTCGTGTGGAGTACCGCGAGGTGATCGTCGGCGGCGACGGCTTCGTGGCGTCCCGTGTCGGGCGGATGGTGGGCGATCACCCCGCCAAGGGCGCCGGATCGGTCCTTGTCGCAGTGGCAGTTGACGGTCACATGGCCGGGCACCTCGTCATGTCCGACCCGCTGCGCGAGGGAGCGGGTGCCATGCTGGACGGTCTGCGCCGTCAAGGGATCGCGCGCATCCTTCTGGCCACTGGCGACCGCGCGGACGTGGCCGAGCGCGTGACCGAGGGGCTGGGCCTCGACGGGCTACGGGCCGGTTTGACGCCGGACCAAAAGGTGTTGCTGGTGCTCTCCGAGCGTAAACACGGGCCGGTGATGATGGTGGGTGACGGCGTAAACGATGCGCCCGCCCTGGCCGCGGCCGATGTAGGCGTGGCGATGGGGGCACGGGGCGCCGCGGCCTCGGCCGAGGCCGCCGACGTGGTGCTGCTCGTCGACCGGATAGACCGGCTTGGGCCCGGCATCGAGATCGCGCGCGCCTCGCGCCGGATCGCAGTCGAAAGCGTTGTCGCCGGGATCGGCCTGTCTGTCATGGGCATGATCGCGGCCGCTTTCGGCTACCTCACGCCGGTCCAGGGCGCGCTCCTGCAAGAAGTGATCGACGTTGCCGTGATCCTGAACGCTCTGCGCGCGCTGCGCATCGCGCCGCAGGAGCCAGCTACGGGCAAACGACAGGCCATCACGTCAGAGCAAGCTGACATCGTTCAAGGAGCCACGCCATGA
- a CDS encoding VIT family protein: MSRLSHSEIHMVHRIGWLRAAVLGANDGLVSTASLVVGVAAAGSGKPEVMIAGLAGLVAGAMSMAAGEYVSVSSQTDAEQADLARETRELEETPEAELEELTLIYVDRGLDRDLAEKVAVQLTERDALGSHARDELGISETVTARPIQAALVSALTFAVGAVLPLIVVLLVSEAQIAPLVAGSTILGLAVLGGLGASAGGAGVVRGAARVTLWGALAMAATAGVGALFGVAVG; the protein is encoded by the coding sequence ATGAGCCGTCTATCACATTCTGAAATCCATATGGTGCATCGCATCGGCTGGCTGCGGGCCGCCGTTCTCGGCGCCAACGACGGTCTTGTCTCGACCGCGAGCCTCGTCGTCGGCGTCGCCGCAGCGGGGTCGGGCAAGCCTGAGGTCATGATCGCCGGGTTGGCCGGGCTTGTAGCTGGCGCGATGTCCATGGCTGCAGGAGAGTACGTGTCAGTCAGTTCCCAGACCGACGCCGAACAGGCCGACCTCGCTCGTGAGACCCGCGAACTCGAGGAAACGCCCGAGGCCGAACTGGAGGAACTGACCCTGATCTATGTCGATCGAGGTCTTGATCGGGATCTGGCCGAGAAGGTTGCCGTGCAACTGACTGAACGCGACGCGCTCGGATCGCATGCGCGCGACGAGCTCGGCATTTCGGAAACCGTGACGGCTCGCCCTATCCAGGCGGCTCTGGTGTCCGCACTGACCTTCGCAGTTGGGGCCGTGCTACCCCTGATCGTCGTGCTGCTGGTCTCGGAGGCGCAGATCGCTCCCCTGGTGGCGGGATCGACGATCCTCGGCCTTGCGGTTCTTGGCGGATTGGGCGCTTCTGCCGGCGGCGCAGGCGTCGTCCGTGGGGCCGCGCGGGTCACGCTATGGGGAGCGCTTGCAATGGCGGCGACAGCCGGGGTCGGTGCGCTGTTCGGGGTCGCCGTAGGCTAG
- a CDS encoding ArdC family protein encodes MARSRTPKFDASEVITNEIIRIIERGVLPWRKPWTAGGSCRPLRVGGEPYQGVNNFLLTMRTVMAGHSSPFWMTLPQANALDAKVRKGEKSSVVVYYGQSRRDAGDEHDHSDGDDHSEEARIFRFQKSYRVFNACQIEGLPDSFYPDPEPVPEHPQSEPIPHMQAFFDAIDITTVFTGPEAYYLPPVDKVYMPSITRFQDPRNFYGVWAHELAHATKAPHRLNRDFGFSKFGNTSYAREEIVAELTSVFLGQTLGFTAHTLEMNAAYLHNWLRVLRSDKGAIFRHAADAQRACDYLIAQSEAGRAGRSAEAA; translated from the coding sequence ATGGCCCGATCCCGTACGCCCAAATTCGATGCCTCAGAGGTCATCACAAACGAAATCATCCGCATCATCGAGCGCGGCGTCCTGCCGTGGCGCAAGCCATGGACCGCAGGTGGCAGCTGTCGCCCCCTGCGCGTGGGCGGGGAACCCTACCAGGGAGTGAACAACTTCCTGCTGACGATGCGGACCGTGATGGCGGGCCACAGCTCTCCCTTCTGGATGACGCTGCCGCAGGCCAATGCGTTGGACGCAAAGGTCCGCAAGGGCGAAAAGTCCTCTGTCGTCGTTTATTACGGTCAAAGCCGGAGAGACGCCGGCGATGAGCATGATCACAGCGACGGGGATGATCACTCCGAGGAAGCCCGTATCTTCCGCTTCCAGAAATCCTACCGTGTGTTCAATGCCTGCCAGATCGAGGGCTTGCCCGACAGCTTCTACCCTGACCCGGAGCCCGTGCCCGAGCATCCGCAGTCCGAGCCCATCCCGCACATGCAGGCGTTTTTCGATGCCATCGACATCACAACCGTCTTCACGGGCCCGGAGGCGTACTATTTGCCCCCCGTGGACAAGGTTTACATGCCATCCATCACGCGGTTCCAGGACCCGCGCAATTTCTACGGGGTCTGGGCCCATGAGCTGGCCCATGCCACGAAAGCTCCCCATCGACTGAACCGCGATTTCGGGTTCTCGAAGTTTGGCAACACGTCCTATGCGCGCGAGGAGATCGTCGCGGAATTGACCTCAGTGTTCCTGGGTCAGACGCTCGGCTTCACGGCGCATACGCTCGAGATGAATGCCGCCTACCTGCACAACTGGTTGCGGGTCCTTCGGTCGGACAAGGGCGCGATCTTCCGGCACGCCGCGGACGCGCAGCGCGCCTGTGATTATCTGATCGCACAATCTGAGGCGGGTAGGGCAGGGCGCAGTGCCGAGGCCGCCTGA